The following are from one region of the Littorina saxatilis isolate snail1 linkage group LG4, US_GU_Lsax_2.0, whole genome shotgun sequence genome:
- the LOC138965398 gene encoding zinc finger protein 658B-like: protein MESGETALQVMAVPDDDQVECKVETIKQIVVIEDDVVDLWHTVGASRGLTTDADVCRFLLSLYVSDGQEASLRGVRCGRCNSLLTLVCTTCQLPTQGPSQQGAPSQPCSQNCLPSPLPSHDIPLGQSSPRSKMPLQQAPLSGMSTQESISSNAASTTSKPTTEEVSLTQTLSERDEDSDGFLNMQISEEDSDNEMDFEPEKKGQQRVEKDLANRPSQPEVQTEALKAKKICKTAVVVLHRCDTPLSRNQTVSKDGSNLNNRSVELSKTKGTELAQGSKPTNKHRDNHRPTHTCPTCSEEFVSKRELNIHVKKQACSSAQQVPDGDDHLPTHTCPTCSEEFVSKRELNIHVKKQACSSAQQVPDGDDHLPTHTCPTCSKEFVSKRELNIHVKKQACSSAQQIPDGDDPEGKGDGNVHKDPSANTHKESAAQDGTSLPTAARKTPVNKRRDLMRAAVPDGDDPEGKGDGNVHKDPSANTHKESAAQDGTSLPTAARKTPVDKRDLMRAADKARKADYRKNFLRIQKQKEKNGTLKNTMKQFMLGKFRVQVGRKKTNYYYSHYTCNTCSTVFETARELNAHKYPKERCEPNDGKQGLDAKSLEILARVKERYLLCCPHCTQVFSKKTQLKSHVLTHEEKDEDSFDHCSSEDEDHQQPGTEAPQTGKYAIYGELRHQIGSGKYYSSYTCSQCRKVFKLKSAFNKHMERPTCDDDINDLQFKRFKMEAVVTDAPRVKRKAALNATFVHGDDEQGCEGAEETFDQIDDDEKEDASFSTKKVRRVKYKYNPQKQYKQHTLEEFMAGRYQIYLKEKGAMYSHYTCFNCNTVLETASEYYLHNLGRGNKPCPNPKGDQPPPQPGLDPQSIELLLKIKDKLLYCCPKCNLVFGKYKFLKEHRITHAYTLNSDGKYACSSCQETFSEYEELYQHVDISPRKHKCPVCRTGFISHCQISAHMLSHPDDQRFTKCRRCGETFSRSEIKAHHKTHRDQVKKYTPKIKSICPYCGKGFSSELTLSQHLSVHSDEKPFSCAVCGASYKHKKTLKDHQRIHGEKQLQCAICGEKFYRELWLKLHMENHYHGSQFQCSICGHVFKRKLYHDRHKRRHFLPKKEECNLCGFTSMGKADLRNHMRVHTGEKPFQCSFCSAKFSRQDYLRKHTRIHTGEKPYACKDCGKRFICASSYKLHREKRHRDKLFPCSQCGAVFVDQPRLDLHTEREHLVVTAQQVAPSSSELEQAVASIK, encoded by the exons ATGGAATCGGGGGAAACGGCACTGCAAGTCATGGCGGTGCCAGATGATGATCAAGTTGAGTGCAAGGTGGAGACCATCAAACAGATCGTGGTGATAGAGGATGATGTTGTGGATCTCTGGCACACTGTGGGAGCCTCACGTGGCCTGACAACAGATGCGGATGTCTGCAGGTTTCTGCTCTCACT GTACGTCAGTGACGGACAAGAAGCAAGTCTTCGGGGTGTCCGATGTGGTCGCTGTAACAGTCTTCTCACGCTGGTCTGTACCACATGTCAGCTGCCAACACAAGGTCCTTCACAGCAAGGAGCTCCTTCGCAACCCTGCTCCCAGAATTGCCTACCTTCCCCGCTGCCTTCACATGACATCCCACTGGGCCAGTCATCACCTCGAAGCAAAATGCCTTTGCAACAAGCTCCACTGTCAGGAATGTCTACACAAGAGAGTATCTCTTCAAACGCTGCATCAACCACTTCAAAACCCACAACGGAGGAGGTCTCACTCACACAGACCCTGTCTGAAAGAGATGAAGACTCAGATGGTTTTTTGAACATGCAAATCAGCGAAGAGGATTCAGATAATGAGATGGATTTTGAGCCAGAGAAAAAGGGTCAACAGAGAGTGGAAAAAGACCTTGCAAACAGACCATCACAACCAGAGGTTCAGACAGAGGCTTTGAAAGCGAAGAAGATATGCAAAACTGCTGTTGTGGTACTCCATAGATGTGACACTCCTTTGTCAAGAAACCAAACTGTCTCAAAAGATGGAAGTAACTTAAATAACAGAAGTGTGGAACTGTCAAAAACCAAGGGTACAGAGCTTGCTCAAGGATCAAAGCCGACCAACAAGCACAGAGACAATCATCGCCCAACACACACTTGTCCCACCTGCAGCGAAGAATTTGTATCGAAGAGAGAACTAAACATACATGTCAAGAAGCAGGCGTGCAGCTCTGCTCAGCAGGTACCTGATGGTGATGATCATCTCCCAACACACACTTGTCCCACCTGCAGCGAAGAATTTGTATCGAAGAGAGAACTAAACATACATGTCAAGAAGCAGGCGTGCAGCTCTGCTCAGCAGGTACCTGATGGTGATGATCATCTCCCAACACACACTTGTCCCACCTGCAGCAAAGAATTTGTATCGAAGAGAGAACTAAACATACATGTCAAGAAGCAGGCGTGCAGCTCTGCTCAGCAGATACCTGATGGGGATGATCCTGAAGGGAAGGGCGATGGCAACGTCCACAAGGATCCatcagcaaacacacacaaggagTCGGCAGCACAAGATGGGACAAGTTTACCAACAGCAGCAAGGAAAACTCCCGTCAACAAGCGGCGTGATTTAATGAGGGCTGCAGTACCTGATGGGGATGATCCTGAAGGGAAGGGCGATGGCAACGTCCACAAGGATCCatcagcaaacacacacaaggagTCGGCAGCACAAGATGGGACAAGTTTACCAACAGCAGCAAGAAAAACTCCCGTCGACAAGCGTGATTTAATGAGGGCTGCAGACAAAGCAAGGAAGGCCGACTATCGAAAGAATTTTCTGCGGATACAAAAACAGAAGGAGAAAAACGGAACACTTAAGAACACAATGAAACAGTTTATGTTGGGAAAGTTTCGAGTCCAAGTCGGGAGGAAGAAGACTAATTATTACTACTCCCACTACACATGTAACACGTGCAGCACTGTGTTTGAGACTGCCAGAGAGTTAAATGCACACAAGTACCCAAAGGAAAGATGCGAACCAAATGATGGGAAGCAAGGTTTGGATGCAAAATCTTTGGAAATCCTGGCCAGAGTGAAAGAGCGTTATCTTCTTTGCTGTCCTCACTGTACTCAGGTGTTCTCCAAAAAGACACAGTTAAAGTCACATGTTCTGACACATGAGGAAAAAGATGAAGACTCCTTTGATCATTGTTCCTCAGAAGACGAAGACCACCAGCAGCCTGGCACAGAGGCGCCCCAGACAGGCAAGTACGCCATTTATGGTGAGCTGCGCCACCAGATCGGTTCCGGAAAATATTACTCCAGCTACACATGCTCTCAGTGCAGGAAGGTCTTCAAGTTGAAATCTGCCTtcaacaaacacatggagcgacCCACTTGTGATGACGACATCAATGATCTACAGTTCAAACGGTTCAAGATGGAAGCGGTAGTCACCGATGCCCCTCGTGTGAAAAGAAAGGCTGCCTTGAATGCAACATTTGTACACGGAGATGACGAGCAGGGGTGTGAAGGTGCGGAGGAAACCTTTGATCaaattgatgatgatgaaaagGAGGATGCGTCGTTCTCTACAAAAAAAGTGAGAAGAGTCAAGTACAAGTACAACCCTCAGAAACAGTACAAACAACATACTCTAGAGGAATTTATGGCCGGAAGGTATCAAATCTATCTGAAGGAAAAAGGTGCCATGTACTCGCATTACACTTGTTTTAATTGCAACACTGTGTTGGAAACAGCGTCAGAATATTACCTGCACAACCTAGGCCGAGGGAACAAGCCTTGTCCAAACCCAAAGGGAGATCAGCCACCTCCACAACCTGGGCTGGACCCTCAATCCATAGAACTGCTGCTGAAAATCAAGGATAAACTCTTGTACTGCTGTCCAAAGTGCAATCTGGTGTTTGGCAAATACAAATTTCTCAAGGAGCATCGCATCACACATGCTTACACGCTGAACAGTGATGGCAAGTATGCTTGCTCAAGTTGCCAAGAAACATTTTCTGAGTATGAAGAGCTGTACCAGCATGTCGATATCTCACCAAGGAAACACAAATGCCCTGTCTGTAGGACAGGTTTCATCTCGCACTGCCAAATCAGCGCCCACATGTTAAGCCATCCAGATGATCAGCGTTTCACAAAATGTCGACGCTGTGGCGAAACCTTTTCAAGGAGTGAAATAAAAGCACACCACAAAACCCACCGTGACCAAGTTAAAAAGTATACTCCCAAAATAAAAAGTATTTGTCCTTACTGCGGAAAGGGTTTTTCATCTGAGCTCACTCTGTCACAACATCTGTCTGTTCACAGCGACGAAAAGCCTTTCAGCTGTGCAGTGTGCGGTGCCAGTTACAAGCACAAAAAAACTTTGAAAGATCATCAGAGGATTCATGGAGAGAAGCAACTGCAGTGTGCAATCTGTGGAGAAAAGTTCTACAGGGAATTGTGGCTCAAGTTGCACATGGAAAATCATTACCACGGGTCGCAGTTTCAGTGTAGCATCTGTGGCCATGTGTTCAAGAGAAAGCTGTATCACGATAGACACAAGAGACGTCATTTCCTGCCAAAGAAAGAGGAGTGTAACCTTTGCGGATTTACTTCCATGGGCAAAGCTGACCTCAGAAATCACATGAGAGTTCACACTGGTGAAAAGCCCTTCCAATGTTCATTCTGTTCAGCAAAATTTAGTCGACAGGATTACTTGAGGAAACACACCAGAATTCACACAGGTGAGAAGCCATATGCGTGTAAAGACTGCGGGAAAAGGTTCATCTGTGCAAGCAGCTATAAGTTACACCGTGAGAAACGGCACAGGGACAAGTTATTCCCATGCTCGCAGTGTGGGGCAGTTTTTGTGGACCAGCCCCGGTTGGACCTACACACAGAAAGGGAGCATCTTGTGGTTACTGCACAGCAGGTGGCCCCCAGCAGTTCAGAATTAGAGCAAGCTGTTGCCAGCATCAAATAA